ATAAGGGATTCAGACATGAAGCTAGAGATAGATGTCAGTTCAGAACTTTAATTGGTGCAGTCTAATCTGtatattcaacaaaacttagTTACTTACATGGATCTTCCGTCCTGTCAGAAGTTAAAAGAGTAACATCACTTTTTTCTGTAGCTATCTTCACCGATGTAGTATAACTGTTTGTTTTAATTCTTTGTTCAAAGGTTGTAACTTCTTTTTTCAGATGCTATAACTGATGAAGAGTTATATATGACTTGTTCATCTAATAGAAGAACACTtaagttcttttctttttcttttgtcttaAGAGGAGGAATTTCATGTTAATCCAATACAAATTTAAACTGATCAGCAAAACGGAAGGGGACACACCTGTGATAATTCTTCGTGGTGCATGCTCTCTTGCAACATCCAAGAGTCTAGATAAGGCATCAGGTGTATGACAGTATGAGCATAGTACAAATACTCCAAATGCCTGTTCTTTAATATTAATTCGCACCTGCCTGGTACGCCATCAACTTCTTCAATCCTTCTAGCGTGTCTTCCAAAGGTGCTCCCACAGCTATGCCAACTGACACAGCCGCAACAATATTGTAGATATCGTGCCTCCCAAGCAACCCTGAAGATATCTCTAATATCCCTTGGAGGAGTATTAACCAACACCTGAGTGTGAAAAAGAGAGAGCTCAAATTTCAATATATGAACATCTGCACTCTTATTCTCCATAGCAAATGTGACAACAGGTACTTCTGGGTTCCCTTGCGCAATGAAGAAGAGAGCATTTGGGTCGTTAATTTTCACAATCTTCCTATGCCGATCTGGGTCCACTATATTTGCAAAAAGCTTGGCCTTTGCATCTCTATATTCTGTCTGATGGAAATCCATATGGTCCctagtcaagtttgtgaacacagTGATATCAAAATTAAACTCATCACACCTTCCAAGCGAAAGTCCATGCATTGAAGCCTCCATAACAACTGTCTCAGCCTAGTCAGCCCCATTATGAAGCATCTTAGCCATCATCTTCTGGACCAAAACTGCATCCAGAGTCGTAATAAGTTACAGTTCTCGACACCCCAGTTCCCAAACTTTACGCCTTTTCCACATACGATGTACTCCCTcggttactttttaataggccagtttttataaataaatatttcaaagaaATAAgacagtttcctaattgggaaagtcaaatgttactttaattttctgggatcacttttcttttaacttattttgatgacaagtgttatgtggaccatttcacttatttctttggctgataagtgtcatgaggaccatttcacttcactttttttattgacaagtgtctagaggaccactttcaataattagttctcttaatttccttaattttctcaaaaaaagaaactggcctattaaaaagtaacagaGGGAATAGTTGGTTTTCTGTTCGTACCTGTAACACCAATTACAGACATTTCATCGATGGACTTCCATAAAAACAACCCGCCAATGCAGCAAGAACTGCATTCATGTCTTCAACACTAACTAAAGCCTTACACCCCAAAGTCTTATCTATATCAATCTCTTTGCTAGCAACAACTGCAACAGCTCCTCTTTTATCAGCCTCATTCAGAAACAAATACCCATCCGTTTTCATCCCAACACAACACACAAACAAATAACCCGAACACACCTCTCTAGAATCATGTGCAACACCAGTAATCTCAATCTATAAGTTCCCATAAACTGAAATCGGTACAACCCAACTCTGATCAAGTAATTCAGGTCATCTTAAATTTAGGCTCTAATATCCTAGGTATAGTTTTACCATAATTATCAAGATCAAATCTATCTGTTGAAACAACAGTTAGTTCTTGAAGCTCTTGTATCTCATCCAAATCAACAACTTCCTCAGCCGACAATTCATCAATCACTTCCTTGTTGGATTTCATAGATCAAGAAAGGAGTGAGAAAGAGATTTGAACAACTCACATAAAGATTACATTGCTAAGACACTCTGCATTTTACATTAACTTGAAAGAACCTTTAAATAGGCATTACATAAAGATATAACCACTAATCCATTACTTATTCCACTAACATTTAATTCCTAACTTGTAGGCCTACATTTCCCACGTCTGTTAGTTCAACAATTACTAACCAGTAATTATCTAAAACACGTCTTATGATACCTAATTAATAGGAGATCACATTTACCAAATTTAAACACacgtttcctttttcttcttaaaCCGTGTTTGGATTATATCCAACACCTTCCCTTAATTCAGACACGTTTAATTCTTCGCTGGCTTTCATCACTGCATCatattagcaaaaaaaaaaatattcatcatCGCAACGATTATCGTCGCCACAGTCTTCATCagatcattatcttcatcattacATCATCCATCATCATAAATCAGCAACATCTTTTGTATGTTTGTCGTcgccaccaccatcaacatcatcatcattcatcatcatcattgttagccAATCAACATTCAACATAACTTAGactaacccaaatttttttgaaCAAAATTTAGAATCCCTCTACATATTTTGAACAAAACAATTTTgcaccaaaaatattttcatcacaatttctctTCTCAACAAAAATTGTAATCAATTTttttatgcaaattttttttctcaaattttgttttcttcaatgGAAACCCTTGTTTTCTAAAGACGTAATTAGTAGGATTTTTCTTCATCacattttttttcatctcataGTTAGAAATCCTTACTTTCCAACTTTGTCTTCATCACAACTACAAACCCGTGTTTTCTgactaaaaaaaaacatttttttcaaCGGAAACCCTTATTTTCCAAACAGACATAAATCTACTTTTTTTCTTCCCCGGGAACAATTTTTCTAACATCACTTTTCTCACCAAATAAATCATActatttaaaaacaaaattttcaaaacaattttcTAAACCTTCTCTCAGCATTCTTAAAACTTATGAACATTTTTTTTGAACTCTTGCGAAACATCTTTTTCTATATAACCCTCTCCCTCGACTCAGCTCTCAACCCCAACTCTGATATCATGTTGGATTTCATGGATCAAGAGAGGAGTGAGAGAGAGATTTGAACAAAACTCACATAAAGATTACATTGCTAAGACACTCTGCATTTTACATTAACTTGAAAGAACCTTTAAATAAGCATTACATAAAGATATAACCACTGTGGCAGGGACGGAGCCAGGACTTAAAGGTTGTGGGGTCGAAAAAAAATTTCTAATATTCACAAAAAAATTTTTTAAACTGAATCAAAAAAGTCGTTCGAAATTTTTGCCTTTGTGCGCAAGTTCCACTGCAATTTAGTTCCAAAAGCATTTTCAGCACATCTTTCTCCTCAACAAAGTAAATTACATGACTAGACTATGATTTGCATATGCGAGTTTTGTCCTTTGAATCCAAGTTTGAGATACCTGAAACAAAGACGAAAGGAGTTCAAAAGCATGACTGTTTAACGAGCTAGCAAACCCATTACAACTAATATACTTATATACAAAAATGTAAAGCTTACCATTTTCGCCAAAATAGATGAACTCATCTCTACATCAACTGCAAAAATCAAAAGACCCATAACCATAAGTCTGCCCAAAAGATGGAGAAAATAAATCATTCATGTAAACCCTACCTGATGCTAATTAATCTATGTTATATCATCTCCCCCATTTCACATTGTATACTCAAGTACCAACTTACAGCCTCCCTTTGCGTGGCTTCATGATCTGAAAACGGTTCATAATAATGTCATTGACGATGCTATCCATTATTAATTTTTCAACATATGCAAGTAAGCAGTCGTTCAACCACTCATCACCCATTCTATTACGCAATCGAGTCTTCAGTATTTTCATAGCAGAAAAGAGTCTTTCTACACTGGCAGTAGCAACCGGTAAGATCAACGCCAATGTCAACAGTAAATAAACCTTTGAATAGACCTTGTCtttctttgtttccaccattTTTCGGGCAAGATCAGTAATTCCATTCAAACTTGAAAACTCAGTGCTTGTTCTCACATCCATAATGTAGTTTTGAAGTTGACCATCGAGTAATACAATGTCAATTTCAGAAAAATCCTTTGGATAAAATTCTGCAAGGCGCTTCAACTTGTCCTTATCAAAAGCAGCAAACGAATCACTCGGACATAAGCAAGCTACACAAAGAAGAAGCTCCGTAGTTGTTTCAGTAAAGCGATCATTCAATTCTCTTAGTTGCAAATCTATAACAACATTAAATATCCCAATACGGTATTTATGCTCGTTGCTGTTTTCTTGGACATTGCGTTTTGCTCTTCCTTTACCTAAACTAGAATCATTCATACAAACAACCTTAATCTTATGCTGCTCACAAAATGAAGATACTTCACTAAGTAAATCATTCCAACCATTATCCCTCATCTCTTGTAGTCTTGTCTTACAAATCCGAACTAACTTCATGGCATTCACAATATCCTGGTCTTTTCTTTGTAAAGCTTCTGACAAATCATTTGTAACTCCcataatatttttcatcaaatgaagacgaaaGCAAAATTATATAACTTCATATGAACCAAAATACCTCTAGCTTCAAATCTCTTATCAGAAGTTTTATCTTTTGAAACTGATCTAAGTACACCCATCACAGCTGAATACAAATTAATCAAGCTAATTAAAGTATTTTGGTGCGAACCCCACCTTGTATCCGCAGCATGCTTGAGGTTCGACTCTTGGTTTACTCCTCGCCCAGTTTCAAGTTCATTGTTGCTAAGAGCTTCAGAAATTTCAGCACCTTTTATTTTTCGAAGTATTTCAAGGCGTTTAGGTGATCCTCCAACAACATTAGTCACACAAGTAActaatgaaaacaaatccttgatTTCTGGATCTTTTTTCGCTACATTTACAACAGCTAACTGTAATTGATGAGCAAAGCAATGAATAAAATATGCAGACTCATTTTCATCCAAAATAAGCTTCTTAAGACCATTATACTCACCTTTCATGTTGTTAGCCCCATCATAACCTTGTCCTCGCAACTGGGAAAAACTTAAATTATGCCTCGAAAAGAAATTAGCGATTGTTTTCTTGAGTGAGAGGGCAGTGGTAGTAGCTACGTGTTCAATCCCAACAAAGCGCTCAATAACACGTCCTTCTTTCACATACCGTAAAACGATAGCCATTTGTTCCTTTGACGAAATATCTTTAGACTCATCAACCAGAATTGAAAAGAATGAATCACCAATGTCTCGAATAATTGCAGCAATTATTTCAAATGAAAAAGCACTTGTAATATCTTTTTGAACATCAGGAGAGGTCAATTTCAGATTTTTCGGTGCATTTTCCATAATATAAGGCTGCAAATCTTCTACATTGATGTTACCAAGCCATGCtaaaatctcaagaaaattaCCCCGATTTGCATAATCATCACCTTCGTCATTCCCACGAAATGCAAGACCCTGTCTTAGAAGTATTCGGACAATTTGTATTGAAGCCCTCAAACGAATTCCATATTGCCTTCTAGTTTCATCTGTTTGTTTAACAAGTGCTGTGTCAATATGTACTTTTTCATCTAACAAGTCTTCACAGGCTTTCCGAGCTTTGTTGTGAGCACTATTTATATCTCCTACATGAACCTGCAGTCTTGATTTCTTACTCCAAGTACAAAATCCTTCATCAGCAAAGTTATTAGCACCACTTGATTTAAACAAGTAACAACATAAACAATATACTCTATCTTTTGATATGTTGTATTCTAGCCAATATTCATGAGCTTTGAACCAAGAATGATTGAACTTTCTACCTTTCCGTGAATTAGGAAATTTATGAATTTTAGGCTGGCACGGCCCATTCTGCAAATATGCCCTTCGAACTTGGTTTCTAACATTTGGATGATAATCCATAATCGGTTTTCGAAGCCCTGGATCCGAAGGGAGGTTTGCCAATTCAACATCAGTTAACAAGTTCACCGCATcactttcttttaatcttttcacTTCAGTAGGTAAAGAAGAAGCAAGTTCACCAAGTTCATTTGTACTGCCACTACCTGATCCACCTCGTTTTGAAGGCGATGATAAATCAACTGTCGCCTTCCTTTTGTAAAACCTCTCCATCGACAATTGAGTTTTCTTCATCATAAATCACGGAATTGGATGCGTAAACCTACATTGAcgatttgatgcttcaattagaacattgtaaacaaacaaaatatacaaaaatcaaacaaaacagaaCATTGATACTTCATACTTTTATTAAGAACAAtatgaataaaataaataaatttgagaaaaccctaaaaattcaaataaaaaacaaGGGTGACTCTGATTACTTATGGATTAGCTAGTATTTTAACGAATCTCAGTATATTTATGTAAACTATGATTATAGAGAGGAGGAATTTTGCTTTGattaagaaaagaataaaaaccctaacttcaaaatAACCAAATCCAAACAAACGATGGCATATACTTCAGAATTGaaaatagaataaaaaggaaatcatGGTTAAGCTTCACCTTCACCTGATTTGTGATCGGTATCATTAGCTAACTAATAATATCTTGCGAAAGAGTCGAAGAGATGCAGAGAAGAGGTTCTCTTTTTTCTTTCGTGGTCTCCAAAGAGATATTGTCGGTGACTCAGTGAAGATAAAAAACCAATCTAAGCTACTCGGTGGAgtaataaaaaaaatggttattagtTTTAACTTTGACCCTTTGAAAATATATAACTTCAAGTGTGTCATTTATATTTGCACCCACAAGAGTCTATTATTACGGAAAAACCAACTCTATTCTTACTAAATTTGAAATTTCAGTGGGTGCAAGCGCCCCCATTTGCACTCACATGCCTCCgtccctaagagcaactgcagtggtgcgatcaaaaccaaagatcaaagatcaaaaaaaagaccaaattttgggtttagtccgtgttgtgacgcaacggtacatgattaaaatttcgtcaggcggactttaaaag
This DNA window, taken from Papaver somniferum cultivar HN1 chromosome 3, ASM357369v1, whole genome shotgun sequence, encodes the following:
- the LOC113359792 gene encoding zinc finger MYM-type protein 1-like; the protein is MERFYKRKATVDLSSPSKRGGSGSGSTNELGELASSLPTEVKRLKESDAVNLLTDVELANLPSDPGLRKPIMDYHPNVRNQVRRAYLQNGPCQPKIHKFPNSRKGRKFNHSWFKAHEYWLEYNISKDRVYCLCCYLFKSSGANNFADEGFCTWSKKSRLQVHVGDINSAHNKARKACEDLLDEKVHIDTALVKQTDETRRQYGIRLRASIQIVRILLRQGLAFRGNDEGDDYANRGNFLEILAWLGNINVEDLQPYIMENAPKNLKLTSPDVQKDITSAFSFEIIAAIIRDIGDSFFSILVDESKDISSKEQMAIVLRYVKEGRVIERFVGIEHVATTTALSLKKTIANFFSRHNLSFSQLRGQGYDGANNMKGEYNGLKKLILDENESAYFIHCFAHQLQLAVVNVAKKDPEIKDLFSLVTCVTNVVGGSPKRLEILRKIKGAEISEALSNNELETGRGVNQESNLKHAADTRWGSHQNTLISLINLYSAVMGVLRSVSKDKTSDKRFEARGILVHMKLYNFAFVFI